Genomic DNA from Desulfocurvus vexinensis DSM 17965:
GGTCCACCCCCGGGGCCAGGTCGGCGATGACCACGCTGGTCACCGTGTCGCCCCGGCGGGCCAAGAGGGCGCCCCAGTCGGGGCGGCGGTCCAGCAGGTAGGCCTCGTAGGGGTTCACGCCCCAGGCGTGCCAGGTCAGGTCCGCCACGCACCAGCCCGCGAAGCGCAGCGGGTTGCCCTCGATGAAGCCGATGCGCCCGTCCGGGGCCACGCGCAACTCCACATGGGCCGGGAAGTCGCGCAGCCCGGCCAGCCGCCCCAGGTCCGCCAGGGCGCGGGTGAAGCGCTCCAGATTGGGCTCCACCACCGCCCGCGAGGTCACGTAGACCCGGTCGTTGACGCTGGCCTCGTCCGGGAACAGGTGCGCCAGGATGTTGAGGATCACCGGCTGGCCGTCGCCGTCCCAGTACACGTCCACGGCGAACTCCTCGCCGGGGATGTTCTCCTCGATGAGGAAGCGCTCCAGGCCGAGCACCTGCTCGGGGTACTGGCCCGCGATGCGCCCCACCTCGGCGCGGATGGCCGCCACCACCCCGGGCCAGTCGGCGTCGGCCTCCACCTTGTGCACGCCCAGGCTGAAGAAGCCCGTGGCGGGCTTGACGATGAAGGGTTTGGCGAACTCCGCCGGGTTCACGGCGCCCAGCCCGGCCAGGGGCACGCCCCGGAAGGCGTAGTCCGGATACAGGGGCCGCAGCAGCTCGCGGAAGGCCAGCTTGTCCTTGAACAGGCGCACCCGCTCGGGCAGCGGCGAAAAGCCCAGGTTGCGGGCCACCCAGCCCAGGGCGTTCTCGGAGTTGGCGTAGACGCGCCGGGCCGGGCCCTGGCGCAGGGCGTCGGCGAAGGCCGCCTCCGCGGCCAGGCAGGGCGCGTCGCCCAGGGCGGCGCGGGCCACGGGCCCGTCCAGCACGGGCAGGCCCAGGCGCAGGGCGGTCTCGCGCAGAAAGCCGGAGACATACGGCTTGTCGAGCAGGAACATGGTCGGCCTCGAATGGGGCGCGGGCGCCCCGGCTATTGGGTGGGAACCTCGGCCCCGGAGAGCACGTTGATCAGCCTGCGCATGGCGTCCACGTCGAAGCCGTCCCGGTGCATCTTCATGTAGCGCAGGGCCTCGTAAGGCGTGCGGGCCGGGCGCCAGGGGGCGGGGCGGGTCAGGTTGTCGTACACGTCGCACACGGCCAGGGCCTTGACGTAGAACGGCAGCGCCTCGCCGGAGATGCCCGAGGGGTAGCCGCTGCCGTCCACGCGCTCGTGGTGGAAGAGGATGCAGTTGACCGTCTCGTGCTCCAGGCCCAGGTTGGCGCACAGGGCGACCCCGGCGGCGGCGTGGGCGCGCACCTTGTCGCGCTCGCCCAGGCTCAGGGTATCGGGGTCGCGGTCCAGCAGGTCCTGCGCCACCTGGGTCTTGCCCAGGTCGTGCAGCAGCGCGCCCAGGCACACGGCGTGCAGCCGGTCGGGATGGACCTTGG
This window encodes:
- a CDS encoding ATP-grasp domain-containing protein, yielding MFLLDKPYVSGFLRETALRLGLPVLDGPVARAALGDAPCLAAEAAFADALRQGPARRVYANSENALGWVARNLGFSPLPERVRLFKDKLAFRELLRPLYPDYAFRGVPLAGLGAVNPAEFAKPFIVKPATGFFSLGVHKVEADADWPGVVAAIRAEVGRIAGQYPEQVLGLERFLIEENIPGEEFAVDVYWDGDGQPVILNILAHLFPDEASVNDRVYVTSRAVVEPNLERFTRALADLGRLAGLRDFPAHVELRVAPDGRIGFIEGNPLRFAGWCVADLTWHAWGVNPYEAYLLDRRPDWGALLARRGDTVTSVVIADLAPGVDPATVAGVDYAAFAACFARPLELRRIDWREYPVFAFLFAEHAPDALGELDAILRSDLTEFLLPAPR